The Brassica napus cultivar Da-Ae chromosome C7, Da-Ae, whole genome shotgun sequence genome has a segment encoding these proteins:
- the LOC125590209 gene encoding peroxisome biogenesis protein 12-like: protein MQVSLLQGDLFVSIHRSFLHKILDYEDEFFAALMLILEGHSLRTTYVLFAESLYGLRRKSVRLRLRKGSSKEVQRFGLEKRQRVLSVFFLVVLQYFISKLHGIYNKEREAMLWESLWGSEDQGFDEANFFTGEETVVSRGDSGNHALSLRVQLATRIKKFVAVCYLWIDVSSEGSF, encoded by the exons ATGCAAGTCTCTCTTCTCCAGGGCGATCTATTTGTTAGTATACATAG ATCGTTTCTCCATAAAATCTTGGACTACGAAGACGAGTTCTTTGCTGCTCTGATGCTTATCCTCGAAGGACATAGCTTAAGAACCACAT ATGTTTTGTTTGCTGAATCATTGTATGGTTTGAGGAGAAAGTCAGTTAGGTTGAGATTACGCAAAGGTTCCAGTAAAGAAGTTCAACGTTTTGGTTTAGAGAAACGCCAAAGAGtcctctctgttttttttctg gttgTGTTACAGTATTTTATATCAAAGTTGCATGGTATATATAACAAGGAAAGGGAAGCGATGCTCTGGGAGAGTTTATGGGGATCAGAGGATCAAGGGTTTGATGAAGCTAACTTCTTTACAGGAGAGGAAACCGTTGTTTCAAGAGGGGATAGTGGGAATCATGCGCTTTCTCTTCGAGTACAGTTAGCTACGAGAATTAAGAAGTTTGTAGCTGTGTGCTATCTTTGGATAGATGTATCAAGTGAAGGTAGTTTCTGA